From Fusarium oxysporum f. sp. lycopersici 4287 chromosome 10, whole genome shotgun sequence, the proteins below share one genomic window:
- a CDS encoding 3-oxoacyl-[acyl-carrier protein] reductase: protein MSDRVSQLAGHLNYPKGLLAGQVGIITGSGQGIGAEAARLFAKEGAKVVVADIDAEKCKAVADDINKNGGQAIAVPGDILKAEYINDLIKRAADFGDGKINIIVNNAGYTWDGVIHKMTDKQWDTILALHCTAPFTLVRAAAPYFRVRDGASRCIVNISSTSGVHGNAGQLNYSLAKAGITGFTKTIAKEWGPSFGVRANTVAFGHILTRLTAAKEDGAFVTGPDGEKIALGIPTKQKEAAGDNAHADIPLRRAGTATEAASAVLAVASPLFSYVSGQTIMVTGGRNM from the exons ATGTCGGACCGTGTTAGTCAACTCGCTGGCCATCTCAACTACCCCAAAGGCCTACTCGCTGGTCAAGTAGGTATAATCACAGGCAGCGGCCAAGGAATCGGTGCAGAAGCAGCCAGGCTCTTCGCTAAAGAGGGCGCGAAGGTTGTTGTTGCAGATATCGACGCGG AAAAGTGcaaggctgttgctgatgacatcaacaagaatgGCGGCCAGGCTATAGCTGTGCCCGGAGATATTCTCAAGGCAGAATATATCAATGATCTGATCAAGAGAGCTGCGGactttggcgatggaaaGATCAATATCATCGTCAATAACGCGGGCTATACCTGGGATGGTGTCATTCACAAGATGACAGACAAGCAATGGGACACCATTCTCGCTCTTCACTGTACTGCCCCATTTACTCTCGTCCGAGCGGCGGCGCCTTATTTCCGCGTCCGCGACGGCGCTTCTCGTTGCATCGTCAACATTTCATCTACATCTGGAGTGCATGGCAATGCGGGACAGCTCAATTACTCTCTTGCAAAGGCGGGTATCACAGGCTTCACAAAGACGATTGCAAAGGAGTGGGGTCCCTCCTTCGGCGTGAGAGCGAATACTGTTGCCTTTGGACATATTCTCACAAGATTGACGGCGgccaaagaagatggtgCGTTCGTTACTGGACCAGATGGTGAGAAGATTGCATTGGGTATCCCGACGAAACAGAAGGAGGCGGCAGGTGATAATGCCCATGCAGATATTCCGCTGAGGAGAGCCGGTACTGCAACTGAAGCAGCGAGCGCTGTTCTGGCTGTAGCGAGTCCATTGTTTTCGTATGTATCAGGCCAGACCATCATGGTCACTGGAGGTCGTAATATGTAG
- a CDS encoding dolichol-phosphate mannosyltransferase, translating to MVANTNKYSVILPTYNERKNLPIITWLLNRTFTENNLDWELIIVDDGSPDGTQEVAQQLVKVYSPHVVLKPRAGKLGLGTAYVHGLKFVTGNFVIIMDADFSHHPKFIPEMVALQAKGNYDIVTGTRYAGNGGVFGWDLKRKFVSRGANLFADTVLRPGVSDLTGSFRLYKRAALEKAIASTESKGYSFQMELMVRAKAMGCTVAEVPISFVDRLYGESKLGGDEIVQYAQGVFNLWLKV from the exons ATGGTCGCAAACACGAACAAGTACTCGGTTATCTTGCCAACCTACAATGAGCGCAAGAACCTGCCCATCATTACCTGGTTGTTGAACCGTACCTTTACTGAGAA CAACCTCGATTGGgaactcatcatcgtcgacgACGGCTCCCCCGATGGAACCCAAGAAGTTGCCCAGCAGCTCGTCAAGGTCTACTCCCCCCACGTTGTCCTCAAGCCCCGCGCTGGCAAACTCGGTCTCGGAACAGCCTACGTCCACGGTCTCAAGTTCGTCACCGGCAATtttgtcatcatcatggacGCCGACTTCTCCCATCACCCCAAGTTCATCCCCGAGATGGTCGCTCTCCAGGCCAAGGGCAACTACGATATCGTCACGGGTACTCGCTACGCTGGAAACGGTGGTGTCTTCGGTTGGGATCTCAAGCGCAAGTTCGTCAGCCGTGGTGCCAACTTGTTCGCCGATACTGTCCTCCGCCCTGGCGTGAGTGACCTCACGGGCAGCTTCCGACTGTACAAGCGTGCTGCGCTAGAGAAGGCTATTGCTAGCACTGAGAGCAAGGGATACAGTTTCCAGATGGAGCTTATGGTGCGAGCGAAGGCTATGGGATGTACTGTCGCTGAGGTTCCCATCTCTTTCGTCGATCGTCTTTATGGAGAGAGCAagcttggtggtgatgagattgttCAGTATGCCCAGGGTGTCTTCAACCTGTGGCTCAAGGTCTAA